The following are from one region of the Silene latifolia isolate original U9 population chromosome 9, ASM4854445v1, whole genome shotgun sequence genome:
- the LOC141600915 gene encoding uncharacterized protein LOC141600915, which produces MTIPKHSFIAWIYFHKGLNKNEKLKSFGIDIDTTCLVCGDGNESLEHLVFSCKYSQRIINKVEQWMGVTLPRDDVIAWRNNIPGSQVKKDTINGIINALIYSIWSQRNRSKHESHIIKPEKVATEIIKEMKIWIAKVVARRKKVQDNWIFALCGA; this is translated from the coding sequence ATGACTATTCCCAAGCACAGTTTCATCGCATGGATCTATTTTCATAAAGGTCTgaacaaaaatgaaaaattgaaaagCTTTGGGATAGACATTGATACTACCTGCCTTGTCTGCGGAGATGGGAATGAATCCTTGGAGCATCTAGTCTTCTCCTGCAAATACAGTCAAAGAATCATTAATAAAGTTGAACAATGGATGGGTGTCACCTTACCTCGCGACGATGTGATTGCATGGCGGAATAACATTCCTGGATCTCAGGTTAAGAAGGATACTATCAATGGAATTATCAATGCTTTGATATATTCCATCTGGAGCCAAAGGAATCGCAGCAAACATGAGTCTCATATCATCAAACCAGAAAAAGTGGCTACTGAAATCATCAAAGAAATGAAGATCTGGATAGCTAAAGTGGTGGCAAGGAGGAAGAAAGTGCAGGATAATTGGATCTTTGCGTTATGCGGAGCTTGA